A genomic segment from Nicotiana tabacum cultivar K326 chromosome 7, ASM71507v2, whole genome shotgun sequence encodes:
- the LOC107795471 gene encoding uncharacterized protein LOC107795471, with amino-acid sequence MTISMEQQSGSTTAAMTTTSSSRTTPRSAMAPAEKLEKFSGMNFKCWQQKMFFYLTTLSQQRFISEDVPVLGEETPDNERFVITEAWKHFDFLCKNYILSCLEDGLYNVYSIMETSKELWNSLEKKYKMEDAGLKKFVASKFLDLKMVDNKSVITQFQELQVIVHDLIAEGMVINEAFQVAAFIEKLPPMWKDFKNYLKHKRKEMTPEDLIVRLRIEEDNNAAEKKCRGNSTIMSANIVEEASTSKKRKKPSGPKNYPSKKKFKGNCHNCENVGHKAVECCAPKTDKKKRQANLFKKNDEIDDLCAMLSECNLIGNPRES; translated from the exons ATGACAATAAGTATGGAACAACAAAGTGGTTCTACTACTGCTGCAATGACTACGACGTCTTCAAGTCGCACAACACCTAGATCGgcaatggcaccggcagaaaagcTCGAAAAATTTTCCGGCATGAACTTCAAATGCTGGCAGCAGAAAATGTTCTTCTACCTGACCACTCTTAGTCAACAACGCTTTATTAGTGAGGACGTTCCAGTCTTGGGAGAAGAGACTCCGGATAATGAGCGATTTGTGATCACGGAGGCATGGAAGCATTTTGACTTCTTGTGCAAAAATTATATATTGAGTTGTTTGGAAGATGGCTTGTACAACGTTTACAGTATCATGGAGACTTCGAAAGAGTTGTGGAACTCTCTTGAAAAGAAGTATAAAATGGAAGATGCTGGACTAAAGAAATTTGTTGCCTCAAAATTCTtggacttgaaaatggtggacaATAAGTCTGTCATAACTCAATTTCAAGAATTACAAGTCATCGTTCATGACCTCATTGCCGAAG gtatggtcataaatgaaGCGTTTCAAGTTGCGGCATTTATTGAAAAGTTGCCACCAATGTGGAAGGACTTTAAGAATTACTTGAAACATAAGCGCAAGGAGATGACGCCTGAAGACCTTATTGTTCGCCTAAGGATTGAAGAGGACAACAATGCTGCAGAAAAGAAGtgtcgtggaaattcaacaataatgagCGCAAATATTGTTGAGGAAGCTTCGAcaagcaaaaagagaaagaagccgtctggaccaaagaattacccaagCAAAAAGAAGTTCAAAGGTAATTGCCACAACTGTGAAAATGTTGGACACAAGGCTGTTGAATGTTGTGCACCAAAGACGGACAAAAAGAAAAGGCAAGCAAATTTgtttaagaagaatgatgaaatAGACGATTTATGTGCCATGCTTTCAGAATGCAACCTAATCGGAAATCCTAGAGAATCGTAG
- the LOC107795466 gene encoding uncharacterized protein LOC107795466, protein MDSMLPIAIVSVIIGTVIAFLVFGNYFQKRKSEVESIAQPETIQKASKPQQSQKNTLKKSQAKSHSHTADHKDANKRHHPLDLNTLKGHGDIVTGVCFSPNAQSLATACGDGVVRVFKLDDASSKSFKFLRINLPAGGHPTAVAFADEASSVVVACDAFSGSSLYMYGEEKTAATDSKQAKLPLPEIKWEQHKVHDKRAILTLVGTKATYGSADGSTIIVSCSEGTDIVLFHGKSGKIVGNVDTNQLKNNMAAISPNGRFIAAAAFTADVKVWEIVYSKDGAVKEVSRVMELKGHKSAVTCLCFTPNSEQIITASKDGSIRVWNINVRYHLSEDPKTLRVLPIPLKDANGTTLHYDRLCLSPDGKILATTHGSMMQWLCPETGKVLDTAEKAHDGDITDMAWSPSQIPMGDKQVLVLATASVDKKVKLWAAPSLNAS, encoded by the exons ATGGATTCAATGCTTCCGATTGCGATTGTATCGGTGATTATCGGAACCGTGATTGCTTTTCTAGTGTTCGGAAACTATTTCCAGAAGAGGAAATCGGAGGTTGAATCTATCGCCCAGCCGGAGACAATTCAGAAGGCTTCGAAGCCTCAGCAATCTCAGAAGAACACTTTGAAGAAATCGCAAGCCAAATCTCATTCTCACACCGCCGATCATAAG GATGCAAATAAAAGGCATCACCCACTGGACTTGAATACTCTAAAAGGTCATGGGGATATTGTCACTGGAGTTTGCTTCTCACCCAATGCACAGTCTTTGGCAACTG CTTGTGGTGACGGGGTTGTTAGGGTCTTCAAGTTGGATGATGCTTCGAGCAAAAGCTTTAA GTTTCTGAGAATTAATTTGCCTGCTGGAGGTCATCCAACTGCAGTTGCATTTGCTGATGAAGCTTCCTCAGTTGTAGTGGCATGCGATGCTTTTTCTGGTTCTTCCCTGTACATGTATGGTGAAGAGAAAACAGCAGCCACTGATTCCAAACAGGCCAAGCTTCCTCTTCCAGAAATCAAATGGGAACAGCATAAAGTTCACGACAAGAGAGCGATCCTAACTCTAGTTGGTACCAAAGCAACTTATGGTAGTGCTGATGGGAGCACAATCATTGTTTCATGTTCTGAAG GTACTGATATTGTGCTTTTTCACGGAAAAAGTGGCAAGATTGTTGGGAATGTTGACACtaatcaactcaaaaataatatGGCTGCTATATCTCCCAATGGGCGTTTTATAGCTGCTGCAGCTTTTACTGCTGATGTCAAG GTTTGGGAAATTGTGTATTCAAAAGATGGTGCTGTAAAGGAGGTTTCAAGGGTAATGGAGCTCAAGGGGCATAAG AGTGCCGTGACGTGCCTATGCTTTACCCCGAATTCTGAACAAATAATTACTGCATCGAAGGATGGTAGCATCAGAGTGTGGAATATTAATG TGCGCTATCATCTTTCCGAGGACCCCAAGACATTAAGGGTGCTCCCTATTCCCCTTAAGGATGCAAATGGCACAACTTTACACTACGATCGTTTATGTCTATCACCTGATGGAAAGATATTGGCCACCACTCATGGTTCAATGATGCAATGGCTATGTCCGGAGACTGGGAAGGTTTTGGACACAGCTGAAAAGGCACATGATG GTGATATCACTGACATGGCATGGTCGCCTTCTCAAATTCCAATGG GTGACAAGCAAGTTCTGGTGTTGGCCACAGCCAGTGTCGATAAGAAAGTAAAGTTGTGGGCAGCTCCATCCCTGAATGCATCGTGA
- the LOC107795470 gene encoding protein transport Sec1a-like yields MSFSDSETSSHGTEYRNFKHVSRDRLLHEMLGSSGSGDSRSSWKVLIMDKVTVKVMSSTCKMADITDQGVSLVEDLFRRRQPLPTMDAIYFIQPSKENVVMFLSDMSGREPLYRKAYVYFSSPIPKDLVARIKNDTSVIPRIGALGEMNLEYFPIDSQGFVTDHERALEELFGESAQNSRRTDACLNVMATRIATVFASLKEFPFVRYRAPKGRDGSTTNFRELVPEKLATAIWNNITMYRSSIPNFPQKETCELLILDRSVDQIAPVIHEWTYDAMCHDLLDMDGNKYVHEVPSKSGGPPEKKEVLLEDQDPVWLELRHTHIADASERLHDRFTNFVSKNKAAQMEQRDGGELSTRDLQKMVQALPQYNEQKERLSIHVEIAGELNKVIKETGLRELGQLEQDLVFGDAGTKEMIHFLRTKQDTAGENKLRLMMIYASVYPEKFEGDKAAKLMQLAKLSPEDMKAVKNMRMLEGSEKRKASSGSFSLKFDSQKKGKAARQDRTGEEETWQLFRFYPVIEELVEKMCKGDLPKDDYQCMNSPQPATREVNGSSARNAPPKTAESTNPRSVRSRRTPNWARSRTSDDGYSSDSNLRSFSTDFKNMGQRIFVFIIGGATRSELRVCHKLTSKLRREVVLGTTSLDDPPQYITKLKLLSEKELSVDSLRI; encoded by the exons ATGTCATTTTCAGATTCAGAAACGTCCTCTCATGGCACAGAGTATAGGAATTTCAAGCATGTCAGCCGTGATC GACTATTACATGAAATGCTTGGATCTTCAGGTTCAGGAGATTCAAGATCTTCATGGAAG GTTCTTATCATGGATAAAGTAACGGTAAAAGTAATGTCTTCCACATGCAAAATGGCTGATATCACAGACCAAGGAGTTTCAT TGGTGGAAGATCTTTTTAGAAGAAGGCAACCTTTACCAACAATGGATGCTATATACTTCATCCAGCCGTCAAAGGAGAA CGTTGTCATGTTCTTGTCCGATATGTCAGGAAGAGAACCTTTATACAGGAA AGCATATGTATACTTCAGTTCCCCAATACCTAAGGACCTGGTTGCCCGCATCAAGAATGACACAAGTGTAATACCCCGTATAGGTGCATTAGGAGAG ATGAATTTGGAGTACTTCCCAATAGACAGCCAG GGATTTGTCACTGACCATGAAAGAGCACTTGAAGAGTTGTTTGGTGAAAGTGCTCAAAATTCCCGGCGTACTGATGCTTGCTTGAATGTAATGGCCACAAGAATTGCCACTGTTTTTGCTTCACTGAAG GAATTTCCTTTTGTGCGTTATCGAGCTCCCAAGGGACGTGATGGATCAACAACAAATTTCCGTGAATTAGTTCCTGAAAAGCTCGCTACAGCTATATGGAACAATATCACTATGTATCGGTCTAGTATTCCTAATTTTCCGCAGAAGGAGACATGTGAATTACTGATTCTGGACAGATCTGTTGACcag ATTGCTCCTGTGATTCATGAATGGACATACGATGCCATGTGTCATGACCTGCTTGATATGGATGGAAATAAATACGTACATGAG GTTCCTAGCAAATCAGGTGGTCCACCTGAGAAGAAGGAAGTTCTTTTGGAAGATCAGGATCCTGTTTGGTTGGAGCTACGGCATACTCATATAGCTGAT GCTAGTGAACGACTCCACGACAGGTTTACAAACTTCGTTTCTAAGAACAAAGCAGCACAGATGGAGCAGAG AGATGGAGGTGAATTATCTACACGAGACTTGCAGAAGATGGTCCAAGCTTTGCCACAGTATAATGAACAAAAGGAGAGACTCTCTATCCATGTTGAG ATTGCAGGTGAGCTTAATAAAGTTATCAAAGAAACGGGTCTTCGGGAACTTGGACAGCTGGAGCAGGATCTTGTCTTTGGCGATGCAGGAACGAAGGAAATGATCCATTTTCTAAGGACGAAGCAG GATACTGCAGGTGAAAATAAATTACGCTTGATGATGATTTATGCATCTGTTTATCCAGAAAAATTTGAGGGCGACAAAGCAGCAAAACTGATGCAG ttaGCAAAACTGTCACCTGAGGATATGAAGGCTGTGAAAAATATGAGAATGCTAGAGGGTTCAGAAAAACGGAAGGCGTCAAGTGGAAGCTTCTCCCTGAAGTTTGATTCACAAAAG AAAGGGAAAGCAGCTAGACAGGATCGAACTGGAGAGGAAGAAACATGGCAGTTATTTCGATTTTATCCCGTGATAGAG GAGTTGGTTGAGAAAATGTGTAAAGGTGACTTGCCTAAAGATGATTATCAATGCATGAACAGTCCTCAACCAGCAACTCGTGAGGTCAATGGATCTTCTGCAAGGAATGCCCCACCAAAGACTGCTGAATCTACTAATCCACGCTCAGTGAGATCAAGAAGGACGCCAAATTGGGCACGTTCTCGTACTTCTGACGATGGATATTCAAG CGACTCCAATCTCAGAAGTTTTTCAACTGATTTTAAGAACATGGGACAACGGATATTTGTTTTCATTATCGGTGGTGCAACTCGATCTGAG CTTAGGGTTTGTCACAAACTTACATCTAAGTTAAGGAGGGAAGTGGTCCTTGGCACAACTAGTCTGGATGATCCACCTCAATACATCACG AAACTGAAATTGCTATCAGAGAAAGAGCTTTCAGTAGATAGCCTCAGAATTTAA